In Paracoccus aerodenitrificans, the following are encoded in one genomic region:
- the fabF gene encoding beta-ketoacyl-ACP synthase II gives MRRVVITGLGMVTPLASGVEATWERLLDGQSGAGPITRFDAGNVTTKYACEIPVGDGSDGTFNPDDWMEPKDRRKVDDFILYGMAAATQAVRDAGWEDISDEEKLRTGVMIGSGIGGLTSIAETAVLIKERGPKRVSPFFIPGALINLVSGQVSIRFGFKGPNHSVVTACSTGAHAIGDAARLIMLGDADVMVAGGAESPISEIGIAGFNACKALSTKRADDPQAASRPYDAERDGFVMGEGAGCVVLEEYEHAKARGAKIYAEVLGYGLSGDAYHITAPSEDGDGGFRAMQAALKNGGLEPADIDYVNAHGTSTMADTIELRAVERLLGDHAGKVTMSSTKSSIGHLLGAAGAVEAIFSVLAVRDQIAPPTINLDNPAVEPVLDLAANAAVRRKIDVALSNSFGFGGTNACLIVGKVRD, from the coding sequence ATGCGCAGGGTTGTCATCACCGGGCTGGGAATGGTCACGCCGCTGGCCTCGGGCGTCGAAGCCACATGGGAGCGCCTGCTGGACGGGCAGTCCGGGGCCGGACCGATTACCCGGTTCGATGCCGGGAATGTGACGACGAAATATGCCTGCGAAATCCCGGTCGGCGATGGCAGCGATGGCACCTTCAACCCCGATGACTGGATGGAGCCCAAGGACCGCCGCAAGGTCGATGATTTCATCCTGTATGGCATGGCTGCCGCGACGCAGGCGGTCAGGGATGCGGGCTGGGAAGATATTTCGGATGAAGAAAAGCTGCGCACCGGGGTCATGATCGGCTCGGGGATCGGGGGGCTGACCTCGATTGCCGAAACGGCGGTTCTGATCAAGGAGCGCGGGCCGAAGCGGGTTTCTCCGTTCTTTATTCCCGGGGCGCTGATCAATCTGGTTTCCGGGCAGGTCTCGATCCGGTTCGGGTTCAAGGGGCCGAACCATTCGGTTGTGACGGCTTGTTCGACGGGCGCTCATGCCATCGGCGACGCGGCGCGGCTGATCATGCTGGGCGATGCGGATGTGATGGTCGCGGGCGGGGCGGAATCCCCGATCAGCGAGATCGGCATTGCCGGGTTCAATGCCTGCAAGGCTCTGTCCACCAAACGTGCCGATGATCCGCAGGCCGCAAGCCGTCCCTATGATGCTGAACGCGACGGGTTCGTCATGGGTGAGGGCGCGGGCTGTGTCGTGCTGGAGGAATATGAGCACGCGAAGGCACGCGGCGCGAAGATCTATGCCGAGGTGCTGGGTTACGGGTTGTCGGGAGATGCGTATCACATCACCGCGCCCTCGGAGGATGGCGACGGGGGTTTCCGCGCCATGCAGGCGGCGCTGAAAAATGGCGGGCTGGAACCGGCCGATATCGATTATGTGAACGCACATGGCACCTCGACTATGGCAGATACAATTGAGCTGCGTGCCGTAGAGCGCCTGCTTGGGGATCATGCCGGGAAGGTCACGATGTCGTCCACGAAATCCAGCATCGGTCATTTGCTGGGCGCTGCCGGTGCGGTCGAGGCGATTTTCAGCGTGCTTGCCGTGCGCGACCAGATCGCTCCGCCGACGATCAATCTGGATAATCCCGCGGTCGAGCCGGTGCTTGACCTTGCCGCCAATGCCGCCGTGCGCCGCAAGATCGACGTGGCGCTGTCCAACAGCTTCGGATTTGGCGGGACGAATGCCTGCCTGATCGTGGGGAAGGTCCGCGACTGA
- the mltG gene encoding endolytic transglycosylase MltG, translating into MWKNIVSNFLTLAIVILIAVAGAIAWGRAQYSGAGPSQIAQCVQIARGASLAAVSKQLEGQGAISNAYIFRAGADAAGKSRELKFGSYLVQPEASMEDIVGVITEGGPSTCGTEVIYRIGVRADSVVLRDINPQTGQYEERVKYDPAVETKPQPIADAEDQPDARLRVAIAEGVTSWQIVEGLKRADFMSGEISEVPDEGSLAPDSYEVARGEDRGELLDLMEERQAAILQAAWDARLFGLPYDSPEEALIMASIVEKETGIAEEREVVASVFVNRLEQGMRLETDPTVIYGVTEGRGVLDRGLRRSELDTRTDWNTYQIDGLPPTPIANPGRAAIQAALNPAQTDYIFFVADGSGGHAFARTLEEHNANVARWREIEAERAAGQPTTGG; encoded by the coding sequence ATGTGGAAGAACATCGTATCGAATTTCCTGACGCTTGCGATTGTGATCCTGATCGCGGTGGCGGGAGCGATTGCCTGGGGCCGGGCGCAATATTCCGGCGCCGGTCCCAGCCAGATCGCGCAATGTGTGCAGATTGCGCGGGGCGCCAGCCTTGCCGCCGTCAGCAAGCAGCTTGAGGGGCAGGGCGCGATCTCGAATGCCTATATTTTCCGTGCCGGGGCCGATGCGGCTGGCAAGTCACGGGAATTGAAATTCGGCTCTTATCTGGTTCAGCCCGAGGCCAGCATGGAGGATATCGTCGGTGTCATCACCGAGGGCGGTCCTTCGACCTGCGGCACCGAGGTGATCTATCGCATCGGGGTCCGGGCGGATTCGGTCGTACTGCGGGATATCAACCCGCAGACGGGCCAGTATGAAGAGCGGGTGAAATACGATCCCGCCGTCGAAACTAAGCCGCAGCCCATCGCCGATGCCGAGGATCAGCCCGATGCGCGTCTGCGCGTTGCCATCGCCGAAGGGGTGACAAGCTGGCAGATCGTCGAGGGGCTGAAGCGGGCCGATTTCATGTCGGGTGAGATCTCAGAGGTGCCCGATGAGGGATCGCTTGCCCCTGACAGCTATGAGGTCGCGCGTGGCGAGGATCGTGGCGAGTTGCTGGATCTTATGGAGGAACGTCAGGCGGCGATCCTTCAGGCAGCGTGGGATGCGCGGCTTTTCGGTCTGCCCTATGACAGCCCGGAAGAGGCTTTGATTATGGCCTCTATCGTCGAGAAGGAAACCGGCATCGCCGAGGAACGCGAGGTTGTTGCCAGCGTCTTCGTGAACCGGCTTGAGCAGGGAATGCGGCTGGAAACCGACCCGACCGTGATCTATGGCGTGACCGAGGGGCGCGGCGTTCTGGATCGCGGCCTGCGCCGGTCCGAGCTGGACACCCGCACCGACTGGAACACCTATCAGATCGACGGTCTGCCGCCGACTCCGATCGCCAATCCGGGACGTGCGGCGATTCAGGCGGCGCTGAACCCTGCGCAGACGGATTATATCTTCTTCGTTGCGGATGGCTCGGGCGGTCATGCCTTTGCGCGGACGCTGGAAGAACATAACGCCAATGTCGCCCGCTGGCGTGAAATCGAGGCAGAGCGTGCGGCGGGGCAGCCGACAACGGGCGGCTAG
- a CDS encoding permease — MTVNFDPGKGQPEGPFLPRSGMDDIDIAGQLFRGCAEDLTILRQKIRDGETDGLKDAVKVARELRSATHLMIEERNKVEKLRKEAAGAVGDGVFDLDAARDEIGRRLACLRRAGGG, encoded by the coding sequence ATGACAGTAAATTTCGATCCGGGGAAGGGACAGCCAGAGGGGCCGTTTCTGCCCCGCTCGGGCATGGATGATATCGACATTGCGGGGCAGTTGTTCCGGGGCTGTGCCGAGGATCTGACGATCCTGCGGCAGAAGATCCGGGATGGCGAGACGGACGGGCTGAAGGATGCGGTGAAAGTCGCACGAGAGCTTCGTTCGGCCACGCATCTGATGATCGAGGAAAGGAACAAGGTTGAAAAACTACGCAAGGAAGCTGCCGGAGCCGTCGGGGATGGCGTGTTCGACCTCGATGCCGCACGGGATGAAATCGGGCGCCGCCTGGCTTGCCTCCGCCGCGCCGGAGGAGGTTGA
- a CDS encoding DNA-packaging protein: MKSGAAWLASAAPEEVDAFLDGLSDNALASLPWLFEFWALPHQLPPAGDWKSWVIMGGRGAGKTRAGSEWVRRKVEGAVADAPGECSRVALVGETFDQVREVMVFGDSGILACSPPDRRPVWEATRRRLVWPNGAVVMAFSAHEPEALRGPQFDAAWVDELAKWKKAGDAWDMLQFALRLGAHPQQVVTTTPKNVEVLKRILQSASTVTTHAPTDANRAYLAESFLAEVEARYGGTRIGRQELEGVLLEDVEGALWTTGMIEGARVDLLPALDRVVVAVDPAVSSGAASDECGIVVAGVVTKGEPKDWRAYVIEDVSVKGSPVEWARAAIAAMDRHKAERLVAEVNQGGDLVETVVRQVDPLVPFRALRAARGKALRAEPVAALYEQGRVKHLRGPTLGALEDQMCRMTLRGYEGAGSPDRLDAMVWAIHALMIEPASGFRRPMMRSL, translated from the coding sequence ATGAAATCGGGCGCCGCCTGGCTTGCCTCCGCCGCGCCGGAGGAGGTTGACGCGTTTCTGGACGGGTTGAGCGATAATGCGTTGGCGAGCCTGCCGTGGTTGTTCGAGTTCTGGGCCTTGCCACATCAATTGCCGCCCGCGGGCGACTGGAAAAGCTGGGTGATCATGGGCGGGCGCGGTGCGGGCAAGACCCGTGCCGGGTCGGAATGGGTGCGACGCAAGGTCGAGGGTGCCGTGGCGGACGCGCCGGGGGAATGTTCGCGGGTGGCGTTGGTGGGGGAGACCTTCGATCAGGTCCGCGAGGTGATGGTGTTCGGCGATAGCGGCATTCTGGCGTGCTCGCCGCCCGACCGGCGTCCGGTCTGGGAAGCGACGCGGCGGCGGCTGGTCTGGCCGAACGGGGCGGTTGTGATGGCGTTCTCGGCGCATGAACCTGAGGCACTGCGGGGGCCTCAGTTCGATGCGGCCTGGGTCGATGAGCTGGCCAAGTGGAAAAAGGCCGGGGATGCATGGGACATGCTGCAATTCGCGCTGCGGTTGGGTGCGCATCCGCAGCAGGTGGTGACGACGACGCCGAAGAATGTCGAGGTGCTGAAGCGGATCCTGCAAAGCGCCTCGACGGTGACGACCCATGCGCCGACCGATGCGAACCGGGCCTATCTGGCGGAAAGCTTTCTGGCCGAGGTCGAGGCACGTTATGGCGGCACAAGGATCGGGCGGCAGGAGCTGGAGGGCGTGCTGCTGGAAGATGTCGAGGGGGCGTTATGGACCACCGGCATGATCGAGGGCGCCCGGGTCGATCTTCTGCCTGCGCTTGATCGGGTGGTGGTGGCGGTCGATCCGGCGGTGTCCTCGGGGGCGGCGTCGGATGAATGCGGGATCGTCGTTGCCGGGGTGGTCACGAAGGGCGAGCCGAAGGACTGGCGGGCCTATGTGATCGAGGATGTTTCCGTGAAGGGCAGCCCGGTCGAGTGGGCGCGGGCGGCGATTGCGGCGATGGACCGGCACAAGGCCGAGCGCCTGGTGGCCGAGGTCAATCAGGGCGGCGATCTGGTCGAAACCGTGGTCCGGCAGGTCGATCCGCTGGTGCCGTTCCGGGCGTTGCGGGCGGCGCGGGGCAAGGCGCTGCGGGCCGAGCCTGTTGCGGCCTTGTATGAGCAGGGGCGGGTGAAGCATCTGCGCGGGCCAACGCTTGGCGCCTTGGAGGACCAGATGTGCCGGATGACGCTGCGCGGCTATGAGGGGGCGGGGTCGCCGGACAGGCTGGATGCGATGGTCTGGGCGATCCACGCGCTGATGATCGAGCCTGCGAGCGGGTTCAGGCGGCCGATGATGCGGAGTTTGTGA
- a CDS encoding phage portal protein translates to MAFRLFSRQAGAAPVIEKKASAAGRVASVAAAAAGRVVWSARDTGSLTRGGFIGNPVGFRAVRLIAEAAAAVPLICQDAGRRYDTHPVLELLRRPNPGQGRAELFEALYGQILLSGNGYLEAVGSGDGLPAELHVLRSDRMSVVPGADGWPVAFEYAVGGRKHRFDMTGSPDPVCHIRSFHPSDDHYGLSPLQAAAVAVDVHNSASAWSKALLDNAARPSGAIVYKGPDGQGNLSAEQYERLTIEMETHHQGARNAGRPMLLEGGLDWKPMGFSPSDMEFHQTKQAAAREIAQAFGVPPMLIGIPGDATYANYAEAHRAFYRLTVLPLVSRVAASVAWFLSEHQGEEVDLRPDPDQIPALAGERDQQWKRIGEVSFLSDPEKRALLGLPPVEG, encoded by the coding sequence ATGGCGTTTCGTTTGTTTTCACGGCAGGCCGGGGCCGCGCCGGTGATCGAGAAGAAGGCGAGTGCGGCGGGGCGGGTGGCCTCGGTGGCTGCGGCTGCGGCGGGGCGCGTGGTCTGGTCGGCGCGGGATACTGGCTCGCTGACACGGGGCGGGTTTATCGGCAATCCTGTGGGGTTCCGGGCCGTGCGGCTGATTGCCGAGGCGGCTGCGGCGGTGCCTTTGATCTGTCAGGATGCCGGGCGGCGCTATGACACGCATCCGGTGCTGGAATTGCTGCGCAGGCCCAATCCGGGACAGGGGCGGGCCGAGCTGTTCGAGGCGTTGTACGGGCAGATCCTGCTGAGCGGGAACGGCTATCTTGAGGCGGTTGGTTCGGGTGACGGGCTTCCGGCAGAGCTGCATGTGCTGCGGTCCGACCGGATGAGCGTTGTGCCGGGGGCGGATGGCTGGCCGGTGGCGTTTGAATATGCGGTGGGCGGGCGCAAGCATCGCTTCGATATGACCGGCAGTCCCGATCCGGTCTGCCATATTCGCAGCTTTCACCCGAGCGACGATCATTACGGGCTGTCTCCGTTGCAGGCGGCGGCGGTGGCGGTGGATGTGCATAACAGCGCCTCGGCATGGTCGAAGGCGCTGCTGGACAACGCGGCGCGGCCCTCGGGGGCGATTGTCTATAAGGGGCCGGATGGGCAGGGGAACCTCTCGGCGGAGCAATATGAGCGGCTGACCATCGAGATGGAGACGCATCATCAGGGCGCACGGAATGCGGGCCGTCCGATGCTGCTGGAAGGCGGGCTGGACTGGAAGCCGATGGGGTTCTCGCCCTCGGATATGGAGTTTCACCAGACCAAGCAGGCCGCCGCGCGCGAGATCGCGCAGGCTTTTGGCGTGCCGCCGATGCTGATCGGGATACCGGGGGACGCGACATATGCAAATTATGCCGAGGCGCATCGGGCGTTTTACCGGCTGACGGTGCTGCCACTGGTCAGCCGCGTGGCGGCCTCGGTCGCGTGGTTCCTGTCCGAGCATCAGGGGGAAGAGGTCGATTTGCGGCCCGACCCGGATCAGATCCCTGCGCTTGCCGGGGAGCGGGATCAGCAATGGAAGCGGATCGGTGAGGTGTCTTTCCTCAGCGATCCCGAGAAACGCGCCTTGCTGGGTCTGCCGCCGGTGGAGGGCTGA
- a CDS encoding GTA head formation protein, RCAP_rcc01685 family: MEGSRFVESLDPHHLRFEAQERVMALQFGAVEKRLERIEALIEGLEKRLWMTVYGVVAVILTQAVQSLIEFASNGV, from the coding sequence ATGGAGGGGTCGCGCTTTGTCGAAAGCCTCGATCCGCATCATCTGCGGTTCGAGGCGCAGGAACGGGTCATGGCGCTGCAATTCGGGGCCGTGGAAAAGCGGCTGGAGCGGATCGAGGCGCTGATCGAGGGGCTGGAAAAGCGGCTGTGGATGACGGTCTACGGCGTGGTGGCCGTGATCCTGACGCAGGCCGTGCAGTCGCTGATCGAATTTGCATCTAACGGAGTCTGA
- a CDS encoding HK97 family phage prohead protease, translating to MESGLEMKFAGGRPVMREGAVIEGYASRFGMPDQGGDIVGAGAFGASLARLASRGDKVRMLWQHDPAKPIGVWDEIREDATGLFVRGRLLEGVTLAQEAATLIGAGAIDGLSIGYRTIRAEKDGKGRRVLREVELWEVSLVTFPMLPEAKLGRKGETPEDFAAALIAATEALRG from the coding sequence ATGGAAAGCGGTTTGGAGATGAAATTCGCCGGTGGCAGGCCGGTGATGCGCGAGGGTGCCGTAATCGAGGGCTATGCCAGCCGGTTCGGGATGCCTGATCAGGGTGGAGATATCGTCGGGGCTGGGGCGTTTGGTGCCTCGCTGGCGAGACTGGCTTCGCGGGGCGACAAGGTGCGGATGCTGTGGCAGCACGATCCGGCGAAGCCCATCGGCGTCTGGGACGAGATCCGAGAGGATGCGACGGGGCTGTTCGTGCGCGGGCGGTTGCTGGAGGGCGTGACGCTGGCGCAGGAGGCTGCGACGCTGATCGGGGCGGGTGCGATTGACGGGCTGTCCATCGGGTATCGCACGATCCGGGCCGAGAAGGACGGCAAGGGTCGCCGGGTGCTGCGCGAGGTTGAGCTTTGGGAGGTCTCGCTGGTCACGTTTCCGATGCTGCCCGAGGCCAAGTTGGGCCGGAAGGGAGAGACGCCGGAGGATTTCGCTGCGGCGCTGATTGCAGCGACGGAGGCACTGCGGGGCTGA